The following coding sequences are from one Macaca nemestrina isolate mMacNem1 chromosome 1, mMacNem.hap1, whole genome shotgun sequence window:
- the LOC105494722 gene encoding U7 snRNA-associated Sm-like protein LSm10: protein MALSHSVKERTISENSLIILLQGLQGRVTTVDLRDESVAHGRIDNVDAFMNIRLAKVTYTDRWGHQVKLDDLFVTGRNVRYVHIPDDVNITSTIEQQLQIIHRVRNFGGKGQGRWEFPSKNYK, encoded by the coding sequence ATGGCACTGAGCCATTCAGTGAAGGAGCGGACCATCTCTGAGAACAGCCTGATCATCCTACTGCAGGGCCTCCAGGGCCGGGTAACCACTGTGGACCTGCGGGATGAGAGCGTGGCCCATGGACGCATAGACAATGTCGACGCTTTCATGAACATCCGCCTGGCCAAAGTCACCTACACGGACCGTTGGGGGCATCAGGTCAAGCTGGATGACCTCTTTGTGACAGGCCGCAATGTCCGCTACGTCCACATCCCAGATGACGTGAACATCACCTCGACCATTGAGCAACAGCTACAGATTATCCATCGGGTGCGGAACTTTGGTGGCAAGGGCCAAGGCCGGTGGGAATTTCCCTCCAAAAACTATAAGTGA